One Oryza brachyantha chromosome 3, ObraRS2, whole genome shotgun sequence DNA segment encodes these proteins:
- the LOC102703766 gene encoding GDT1-like protein 2, chloroplastic isoform X1 produces the protein MSPALSACPAPLLLPSPSTKPRRGPPQPSTRPPAPLAVRCRLPWLRPIRHNVRVQTSNVNVGAGSYEGGEAGNHGEHLDSSTTSNSNKPTKLPSGSRYPQSIAAGILLCAVASAFIVFFKGQPSAVVAMLAKSGFTAAFTLIFVSEIGDKTFFIAALLAMQYQRALVLLGSMAALSLMTIVSVIIGRIFQSVPAQFQTTLPIGEYAAIALLAFFGFKSIKDAWQLPDNTNGNLQGNSESGELAEAEELVKEKVSKKLTSPLEVLWKSFSLVFFAEWGDRSMLATIALGAAQSPFGVASGAIAGHLVATSLAIVGGAFLANYLSEKLVGLIGGVLFLLFAAATFFGVF, from the exons ATGTCGCCCGCGCTCTCCGCCTGCCCCGCGCCCCTGctcctcccttccccctcGACGAAGCCCCGCCGTGGACCGCCCCAACCGTCGACccggccaccggcgccgcTGG CAGTAAGATGTAGATTGCCATGGTTGAGACCAATACGTCACAATGTTAGAGTGCAAACATCCAATGTAAATGTAGGAGCTGGAAGCTATGAAGGAGGTGAAGCAGGTAACCATGGGGAACATTTGGATAGTTCCACTACCAGCAATTCAAACAAACC AACAAAACTACCTTCAGGATCTCGTTACCCACAATCCATTGCAGCTGGGATACTTCTATGTGCCGTGGCATCTgcttttattgttttcttcaaAGGACAGCCATCTGCAGTTGTAGCAATGCTTGCAAAGTCAGGTTTCACTGCAGCATTTACACTAATTTTTGTATCAGAGATTGGGGATAAG ACATTTTTCATCGCTGCACTTCTTGCTATGCAATATCAGAGAGCATTG GTTTTACTTGGGTCAATGGCTGCTCTTTCCCTGATGACCATCGTGAGTGTTATAATTGGAAGGATTTTCCAGTCTGTGCCAGCACAATTTCAAACAA cgTTACCTATAGGAGAGTATGCAGCAATTGCCCTCCTGGCATTTTTTGGTTTCAAGTCAATAAAAGATGCATGGCAACTTCCAGATAATACAAATGGAAATCTTCAGGGAAACTCTGAATCTGGGGAATTGGCTGAGGCCGAGGAGCTTGTCAAGGAGAAG GTGTCAAAAAAGTTAACCAGTCCTCTTGAGGTCCTTTGGAAGTCTTTCagccttgttttttttgca gagTGGGGAGATCGCTCTATGCTAGCTACAATTGCGTTAGGTGCTGCTCAG TCTCCTTTTGGCGTCGCCAGCGGAGCCATAGCTGGACATTTGGTTGCAACATCCCTTGCAATTGTTGGGGGAGCATTCTTGGCCAACTACCTATCTGAGAAGCTG gtTGGCCTGATAGGAGGAGTACTTTTTTTGCTCTTTGCTGCTGCCACATTTTTTGGTGTATTCTAA
- the LOC102703766 gene encoding GDT1-like protein 2, chloroplastic isoform X4 encodes MATSAVRCRLPWLRPIRHNVRVQTSNVNVGAGSYEGGEAGNHGEHLDSSTTSNSNKPTKLPSGSRYPQSIAAGILLCAVASAFIVFFKGQPSAVVAMLAKSGFTAAFTLIFVSEIGDKTFFIAALLAMQYQRALVLLGSMAALSLMTIVSVIIGRIFQSVPAQFQTTLPIGEYAAIALLAFFGFKSIKDAWQLPDNTNGNLQGNSESGELAEAEELVKEKVSKKLTSPLEVLWKSFSLVFFAEWGDRSMLATIALGAAQSPFGVASGAIAGHLVATSLAIVGGAFLANYLSEKLVGLIGGVLFLLFAAATFFGVF; translated from the exons ATGGCTACGTCCGCAG TAAGATGTAGATTGCCATGGTTGAGACCAATACGTCACAATGTTAGAGTGCAAACATCCAATGTAAATGTAGGAGCTGGAAGCTATGAAGGAGGTGAAGCAGGTAACCATGGGGAACATTTGGATAGTTCCACTACCAGCAATTCAAACAAACC AACAAAACTACCTTCAGGATCTCGTTACCCACAATCCATTGCAGCTGGGATACTTCTATGTGCCGTGGCATCTgcttttattgttttcttcaaAGGACAGCCATCTGCAGTTGTAGCAATGCTTGCAAAGTCAGGTTTCACTGCAGCATTTACACTAATTTTTGTATCAGAGATTGGGGATAAG ACATTTTTCATCGCTGCACTTCTTGCTATGCAATATCAGAGAGCATTG GTTTTACTTGGGTCAATGGCTGCTCTTTCCCTGATGACCATCGTGAGTGTTATAATTGGAAGGATTTTCCAGTCTGTGCCAGCACAATTTCAAACAA cgTTACCTATAGGAGAGTATGCAGCAATTGCCCTCCTGGCATTTTTTGGTTTCAAGTCAATAAAAGATGCATGGCAACTTCCAGATAATACAAATGGAAATCTTCAGGGAAACTCTGAATCTGGGGAATTGGCTGAGGCCGAGGAGCTTGTCAAGGAGAAG GTGTCAAAAAAGTTAACCAGTCCTCTTGAGGTCCTTTGGAAGTCTTTCagccttgttttttttgca gagTGGGGAGATCGCTCTATGCTAGCTACAATTGCGTTAGGTGCTGCTCAG TCTCCTTTTGGCGTCGCCAGCGGAGCCATAGCTGGACATTTGGTTGCAACATCCCTTGCAATTGTTGGGGGAGCATTCTTGGCCAACTACCTATCTGAGAAGCTG gtTGGCCTGATAGGAGGAGTACTTTTTTTGCTCTTTGCTGCTGCCACATTTTTTGGTGTATTCTAA
- the LOC102703766 gene encoding GDT1-like protein 2, chloroplastic isoform X2, with amino-acid sequence MSPALSACPAPLLLPSPSTKPRRGPPQPSTRPPAPLVRCRLPWLRPIRHNVRVQTSNVNVGAGSYEGGEAGNHGEHLDSSTTSNSNKPTKLPSGSRYPQSIAAGILLCAVASAFIVFFKGQPSAVVAMLAKSGFTAAFTLIFVSEIGDKTFFIAALLAMQYQRALVLLGSMAALSLMTIVSVIIGRIFQSVPAQFQTTLPIGEYAAIALLAFFGFKSIKDAWQLPDNTNGNLQGNSESGELAEAEELVKEKVSKKLTSPLEVLWKSFSLVFFAEWGDRSMLATIALGAAQSPFGVASGAIAGHLVATSLAIVGGAFLANYLSEKLVGLIGGVLFLLFAAATFFGVF; translated from the exons ATGTCGCCCGCGCTCTCCGCCTGCCCCGCGCCCCTGctcctcccttccccctcGACGAAGCCCCGCCGTGGACCGCCCCAACCGTCGACccggccaccggcgccgcTGG TAAGATGTAGATTGCCATGGTTGAGACCAATACGTCACAATGTTAGAGTGCAAACATCCAATGTAAATGTAGGAGCTGGAAGCTATGAAGGAGGTGAAGCAGGTAACCATGGGGAACATTTGGATAGTTCCACTACCAGCAATTCAAACAAACC AACAAAACTACCTTCAGGATCTCGTTACCCACAATCCATTGCAGCTGGGATACTTCTATGTGCCGTGGCATCTgcttttattgttttcttcaaAGGACAGCCATCTGCAGTTGTAGCAATGCTTGCAAAGTCAGGTTTCACTGCAGCATTTACACTAATTTTTGTATCAGAGATTGGGGATAAG ACATTTTTCATCGCTGCACTTCTTGCTATGCAATATCAGAGAGCATTG GTTTTACTTGGGTCAATGGCTGCTCTTTCCCTGATGACCATCGTGAGTGTTATAATTGGAAGGATTTTCCAGTCTGTGCCAGCACAATTTCAAACAA cgTTACCTATAGGAGAGTATGCAGCAATTGCCCTCCTGGCATTTTTTGGTTTCAAGTCAATAAAAGATGCATGGCAACTTCCAGATAATACAAATGGAAATCTTCAGGGAAACTCTGAATCTGGGGAATTGGCTGAGGCCGAGGAGCTTGTCAAGGAGAAG GTGTCAAAAAAGTTAACCAGTCCTCTTGAGGTCCTTTGGAAGTCTTTCagccttgttttttttgca gagTGGGGAGATCGCTCTATGCTAGCTACAATTGCGTTAGGTGCTGCTCAG TCTCCTTTTGGCGTCGCCAGCGGAGCCATAGCTGGACATTTGGTTGCAACATCCCTTGCAATTGTTGGGGGAGCATTCTTGGCCAACTACCTATCTGAGAAGCTG gtTGGCCTGATAGGAGGAGTACTTTTTTTGCTCTTTGCTGCTGCCACATTTTTTGGTGTATTCTAA
- the LOC102703766 gene encoding GDT1-like protein 2, chloroplastic isoform X3: MATSAAVRCRLPWLRPIRHNVRVQTSNVNVGAGSYEGGEAGNHGEHLDSSTTSNSNKPTKLPSGSRYPQSIAAGILLCAVASAFIVFFKGQPSAVVAMLAKSGFTAAFTLIFVSEIGDKTFFIAALLAMQYQRALVLLGSMAALSLMTIVSVIIGRIFQSVPAQFQTTLPIGEYAAIALLAFFGFKSIKDAWQLPDNTNGNLQGNSESGELAEAEELVKEKVSKKLTSPLEVLWKSFSLVFFAEWGDRSMLATIALGAAQSPFGVASGAIAGHLVATSLAIVGGAFLANYLSEKLVGLIGGVLFLLFAAATFFGVF, encoded by the exons ATGGCTACGTCCGCAG CAGTAAGATGTAGATTGCCATGGTTGAGACCAATACGTCACAATGTTAGAGTGCAAACATCCAATGTAAATGTAGGAGCTGGAAGCTATGAAGGAGGTGAAGCAGGTAACCATGGGGAACATTTGGATAGTTCCACTACCAGCAATTCAAACAAACC AACAAAACTACCTTCAGGATCTCGTTACCCACAATCCATTGCAGCTGGGATACTTCTATGTGCCGTGGCATCTgcttttattgttttcttcaaAGGACAGCCATCTGCAGTTGTAGCAATGCTTGCAAAGTCAGGTTTCACTGCAGCATTTACACTAATTTTTGTATCAGAGATTGGGGATAAG ACATTTTTCATCGCTGCACTTCTTGCTATGCAATATCAGAGAGCATTG GTTTTACTTGGGTCAATGGCTGCTCTTTCCCTGATGACCATCGTGAGTGTTATAATTGGAAGGATTTTCCAGTCTGTGCCAGCACAATTTCAAACAA cgTTACCTATAGGAGAGTATGCAGCAATTGCCCTCCTGGCATTTTTTGGTTTCAAGTCAATAAAAGATGCATGGCAACTTCCAGATAATACAAATGGAAATCTTCAGGGAAACTCTGAATCTGGGGAATTGGCTGAGGCCGAGGAGCTTGTCAAGGAGAAG GTGTCAAAAAAGTTAACCAGTCCTCTTGAGGTCCTTTGGAAGTCTTTCagccttgttttttttgca gagTGGGGAGATCGCTCTATGCTAGCTACAATTGCGTTAGGTGCTGCTCAG TCTCCTTTTGGCGTCGCCAGCGGAGCCATAGCTGGACATTTGGTTGCAACATCCCTTGCAATTGTTGGGGGAGCATTCTTGGCCAACTACCTATCTGAGAAGCTG gtTGGCCTGATAGGAGGAGTACTTTTTTTGCTCTTTGCTGCTGCCACATTTTTTGGTGTATTCTAA